In Oncorhynchus gorbuscha isolate QuinsamMale2020 ecotype Even-year linkage group LG08, OgorEven_v1.0, whole genome shotgun sequence, one genomic interval encodes:
- the LOC124042032 gene encoding cytochrome b-c1 complex subunit 6, mitochondrial-like — protein sequence MVFENKMIMNGEPDDEEEEAPAEEEGEEEEEEEDMVDPLETIRAKCEASEHCTHTRERLEACTARVGSRSHTQEECTEELFDFLHARDHCVAHKLFHNVK from the exons ATGGTTTTCGAAAACAAAATGATAATGAATGGGGAGCCTGATGATGAG GAGGAAGAGGCACCggcagaggaggaaggagaggaggaagaggaggaagaagacatGGTG GATCCCTTAGAAACAATACGGGCAAAGTGTGAGGCGTCAGAGCACTGCACCCACACAAGGGAGAGGCTGGAGGCCTGCACGGCCCGAGTGGGCTCAAGATCACACACACAGGAGGAATGCACAGAGGAACTCTTCGACTTCCTACATGCACGGGACCACTGT GTAGCGCACAAGCTCTTCCACAACGTCAAATGA